From one Herpetosiphon gulosus genomic stretch:
- the rpsU gene encoding 30S ribosomal protein S21, with protein MASISVDSNESIDKALRRFNKAVQADGILTEARRREHYEKPSVKRKRKEAARLRKLQKMAREANN; from the coding sequence GTGGCAAGCATTTCGGTAGATTCAAATGAATCAATCGACAAAGCACTGCGCCGTTTTAACAAGGCCGTGCAAGCTGATGGCATTTTGACGGAAGCCCGTCGCCGTGAGCATTATGAAAAGCCTAGCGTTAAACGCAAGCGCAAGGAAGCTGCTCGTCTGCGTAAATTGCAAAAGATGGCTCGTGAAGCCAACAACTAA
- a CDS encoding SDR family oxidoreductase, with translation MQTTGHTVLITGGAAGIGRALALRFAQAGNQVIAVGRDAQKLTELKAAQPAITIIQADLVQADERQRLAEQVPNISILINNAGVQYHGDLIEQQYAQVERDQEIAINLTAPIDLIQRFLPKLQQQPEAAIINVSSGLALVPKQQAPIYCATKAGIHIFTKALRWQLEQTRVRVFEIIPSLVDTAMTAGRGKGKISPEALVEEFWRGFSRDKYQLAIGKVKLLIQLQRFAPSVADRLMRYGR, from the coding sequence ATGCAAACCACAGGACATACAGTCTTAATTACGGGCGGCGCAGCTGGGATTGGACGAGCTTTAGCCCTGCGTTTTGCTCAAGCAGGCAACCAAGTAATTGCAGTTGGTCGCGATGCCCAAAAATTGACTGAACTCAAGGCTGCTCAGCCAGCGATCACCATAATTCAAGCTGATTTAGTTCAAGCCGATGAACGCCAACGCTTAGCCGAGCAAGTTCCAAATATCTCAATTTTAATTAATAACGCTGGGGTGCAATATCATGGCGATTTGATCGAGCAGCAATATGCTCAAGTTGAGCGTGATCAAGAAATTGCGATTAATTTAACTGCGCCGATTGATTTGATTCAGCGCTTTTTGCCCAAGCTTCAACAGCAACCAGAGGCGGCGATTATCAATGTTTCATCGGGTTTGGCCTTGGTTCCCAAGCAACAAGCACCGATTTATTGTGCTACCAAAGCTGGAATTCATATTTTTACTAAGGCATTGCGCTGGCAACTTGAGCAAACGCGGGTACGGGTATTTGAAATTATTCCATCGTTGGTCGATACGGCGATGACAGCGGGTCGTGGCAAGGGCAAAATCAGCCCCGAAGCTTTGGTTGAGGAGTTTTGGCGTGGTTTTAGCCGTGATAAATATCAGTTGGCGATTGGCAAGGTCAAACTGTTAATTCAATTACAGCGTTTTGCGCCAAGCGTGGCCGATCGTTTGATGCGCTATGGACGCTAG
- a CDS encoding peptide ABC transporter substrate-binding protein, translating to MFERSKRLAAIVLTGAILAACGSSTSTTQPTTGSNEATAVVEPGTDTGSQPSSDGIVIIGMSQSPDTLFGMESQSSATTQVLNSVQPACVTTLSYDYQSVCFAELPTFENGGAVEEMVKVDQSYTGPFVIDNELITDTSVLTGPIELPQVKVTWKLIDGITWEDGTPVTADDFLFAAELYANPGTKVASRFTIEHTAKYEKVDDQTFSWYGVPGYQDSTYFLNYAGGALGPEPKHVLGNVDAATIGGSDYASKPLAYGPYKIDEYVPQERVTLSANPNYWGAKQGLPKISNVIYKFVTSEDQILQQLQSGEIDVVGQIGLSLGQAPSLDELQAGAEFDIQYVPATVWEHIDFAVERGDGVATPFADANVRQAVAYAINRQEIIDQVLFGKTVAMNSFMPDDHWAYPSDSSVINPYVFDPNKAIQLLNEAGWVAGDDGILVKDGQPFTIEFFTTEGNATRQSVAQLVQEYLRDVGIDAELKFVPGTDALFKNGEEGILAGRRYDMALYAWVSGPEPSTPLYLCSQVPTAANGYAGQNNTGYCNPDYDKVALESQSIIERAGRLPLLSQAQQIFNRDLPTLPLYQRINVGAARKTISGFKLDPTSQQDFYNIETWELAQ from the coding sequence ATGTTCGAACGAAGCAAACGCTTAGCCGCCATCGTGCTTACTGGCGCGATTTTGGCAGCATGCGGTAGCAGCACCAGCACCACACAACCAACCACTGGCAGCAACGAGGCCACCGCCGTCGTTGAGCCAGGTACTGATACTGGGTCGCAACCCAGCAGCGATGGCATTGTCATCATTGGGATGAGCCAATCGCCAGATACTTTATTTGGGATGGAATCGCAATCGAGCGCCACCACCCAAGTGTTAAACTCAGTTCAACCAGCCTGTGTAACGACCCTCAGCTACGATTATCAATCGGTCTGTTTTGCTGAATTGCCCACCTTTGAAAATGGCGGTGCAGTCGAAGAAATGGTAAAAGTTGATCAAAGCTATACTGGCCCATTTGTGATCGATAATGAATTGATCACTGATACCAGCGTTTTGACTGGGCCAATCGAATTGCCCCAAGTCAAAGTTACTTGGAAGTTGATCGATGGCATTACTTGGGAAGATGGCACGCCAGTCACTGCCGATGACTTTTTGTTTGCCGCCGAGCTGTATGCCAACCCGGGCACCAAAGTTGCCAGCCGTTTCACCATCGAGCACACCGCCAAATACGAAAAAGTTGATGATCAAACATTTAGCTGGTATGGCGTGCCTGGCTATCAAGATTCAACTTATTTCTTGAACTACGCAGGTGGCGCACTTGGCCCCGAACCCAAGCATGTGCTCGGCAATGTCGATGCAGCAACCATCGGTGGCAGCGATTATGCCAGCAAGCCCTTGGCCTATGGCCCTTACAAAATCGACGAATATGTACCGCAAGAACGGGTTACGCTGAGCGCTAATCCAAATTATTGGGGGGCAAAGCAAGGCCTGCCCAAAATTAGCAACGTAATCTATAAATTCGTCACCAGCGAAGATCAAATTTTGCAACAATTGCAATCAGGCGAAATCGATGTCGTTGGCCAAATTGGCTTATCGTTAGGCCAAGCTCCATCACTTGATGAACTGCAAGCAGGCGCTGAATTTGATATTCAATATGTGCCAGCCACGGTTTGGGAACATATCGACTTTGCAGTTGAGCGCGGCGATGGCGTTGCTACCCCATTTGCTGATGCCAACGTGCGTCAAGCAGTCGCTTATGCAATCAACCGCCAAGAGATCATCGATCAAGTGTTGTTTGGCAAAACCGTCGCCATGAACAGCTTCATGCCTGATGATCACTGGGCCTACCCCAGCGATTCCAGCGTGATCAACCCTTATGTCTTTGATCCCAATAAAGCAATTCAATTGCTCAACGAAGCGGGCTGGGTTGCAGGCGATGACGGCATTTTGGTCAAAGATGGTCAACCATTCACGATCGAATTCTTCACAACTGAAGGCAATGCCACGCGCCAATCAGTCGCCCAATTGGTGCAAGAATATTTGCGCGATGTCGGAATTGATGCTGAATTGAAGTTCGTGCCTGGCACTGATGCCTTATTCAAGAATGGCGAAGAAGGCATTTTGGCTGGTCGTCGCTACGATATGGCCTTGTATGCCTGGGTCAGTGGCCCTGAACCATCAACTCCATTGTATTTGTGCAGCCAAGTGCCAACCGCAGCCAATGGTTATGCTGGTCAAAACAACACTGGCTACTGTAACCCCGATTACGATAAAGTAGCGCTTGAAAGCCAAAGCATTATCGAACGAGCTGGCCGCTTGCCATTGCTCAGCCAAGCCCAACAAATCTTTAACCGCGATTTACCAACCTTGCCGTTATATCAACGGATCAACGTTGGGGCTGCTCGCAAAACAATCAGCGGCTTCAAGCTCGATCCAACCAGCCAACAAGATTTCTACAACATCGAAACCTGGGAATTAGCCCAATAA
- a CDS encoding Crp/Fnr family transcriptional regulator has product MMAIDGYELMRRSFQQLAPIPPEQMQACLNLFKPRFLAAEQIWLHAGETTNEVGFLVDGLLRFYYLTADGEDWTKSFCLPGDLIGGYRALLLNEPCQFTIETLLPSHYLVANYADFAVLTAQHPCWDRVLRRVAEGLFIKKEQRESSLLLDDATTRYQRFLVDFAGVAGVIKQYHIASYLGITPVSLSRIRRQLRDD; this is encoded by the coding sequence ATGATGGCGATCGATGGCTATGAATTAATGCGGCGCAGTTTTCAGCAGCTTGCGCCGATTCCGCCTGAGCAAATGCAGGCTTGTCTCAATTTGTTCAAGCCGCGTTTTTTAGCTGCCGAGCAAATTTGGTTGCATGCTGGTGAGACGACGAATGAAGTGGGATTTTTGGTCGATGGCTTACTGCGCTTCTACTATTTAACTGCCGACGGCGAGGACTGGACCAAATCGTTTTGTCTGCCTGGCGATTTAATTGGCGGGTATCGCGCTTTATTATTGAATGAGCCATGTCAATTTACGATTGAGACCCTGTTGCCAAGCCATTATTTAGTTGCCAATTATGCTGATTTTGCCGTCTTGACTGCCCAACACCCCTGCTGGGATCGCGTGTTGCGGCGGGTGGCTGAAGGCTTATTTATCAAAAAAGAACAGCGCGAGAGTAGCCTGTTGCTTGATGATGCAACCACCCGTTATCAACGCTTTTTGGTCGATTTTGCAGGCGTGGCAGGCGTGATCAAGCAATATCACATTGCTTCGTATTTAGGAATTACGCCGGTTAGTTTGAGTCGCATTCGTCGTCAATTGCGCGACGATTAA
- a CDS encoding metallophosphoesterase, translating into MAAINPWAKRMYQTGRWASNVVIWLVLWISCVAIIFLMIRYFSGAEWLSNLQGPAHFVAEFGMRLLMVIPFTLWLLLILRPIRTRRWVVGQILKLAQPLRGKPKLQPEQAVELESAPEIQLATSPTIATRPLSRRRFLLESGLVGGVVGYAMLIEPYQIQVREVNLPIANLPERFRGMRIAQMSDLHINAYTTSADLARAVAQINQLNPDMVLLTGDFVDWDARFADAATEPFRQLRAPEGIYSVLGNHDYYSGKIDTIKQAIQRHDLGLLVNQHTVLRRGADQLVLVGFDDPRHNRSGGPRLSPESINPEAALKGTPKDVARLAMVHNPVIVPHFVANYQLDVILSGHTHGGQFQVPILTDQLVGNAEYFVRGHYDLGKSQVYVNSGFGFTGPPLRFRSAPEITLINLVNAKA; encoded by the coding sequence ATGGCAGCAATTAATCCTTGGGCAAAACGTATGTATCAGACTGGACGTTGGGCCAGCAACGTAGTTATTTGGCTAGTACTATGGATCAGTTGTGTTGCAATCATCTTTTTGATGATTCGCTATTTCAGCGGCGCAGAATGGCTCAGCAACCTACAAGGTCCAGCTCATTTTGTCGCCGAATTTGGCATGCGCCTGTTGATGGTCATACCATTTACCCTCTGGCTTTTGTTGATCTTGCGACCAATTCGCACTCGCCGCTGGGTTGTCGGTCAGATACTTAAATTGGCGCAACCCCTGCGAGGCAAGCCCAAGCTCCAACCTGAACAAGCTGTTGAACTTGAATCAGCACCAGAAATTCAGCTTGCAACCAGCCCAACTATTGCGACCAGACCACTCAGTCGCCGCCGATTTTTACTCGAATCAGGGCTGGTTGGTGGAGTAGTTGGTTATGCCATGTTAATCGAGCCATATCAGATTCAGGTGCGCGAAGTTAATTTGCCCATCGCCAACTTGCCTGAACGCTTTCGCGGCATGCGCATCGCCCAAATGAGCGATTTGCATATCAATGCTTATACGACTAGTGCCGATTTGGCCCGCGCTGTTGCCCAAATCAACCAACTCAACCCTGATATGGTGCTGCTCACTGGCGATTTTGTTGATTGGGATGCACGCTTTGCTGATGCAGCGACCGAGCCATTCCGCCAACTGCGTGCGCCCGAAGGCATTTATTCGGTGCTGGGCAATCACGATTACTACAGCGGCAAGATCGATACAATTAAACAAGCCATTCAACGCCACGATTTAGGCTTGTTGGTCAATCAGCATACGGTTTTGCGGAGGGGTGCTGATCAATTGGTGCTAGTGGGTTTTGATGATCCCCGCCATAATCGTAGCGGCGGGCCACGGCTCAGCCCTGAAAGCATCAATCCTGAGGCAGCCTTGAAAGGCACACCCAAAGATGTCGCGCGGTTGGCGATGGTGCATAATCCAGTGATTGTGCCGCATTTTGTCGCCAACTATCAGCTTGATGTGATTCTATCGGGGCATACCCATGGCGGCCAATTCCAAGTGCCGATTCTCACCGACCAGCTGGTTGGCAATGCTGAATATTTTGTGCGCGGTCATTACGATTTAGGCAAATCGCAGGTGTATGTCAACAGTGGTTTCGGCTTTACCGGGCCGCCCTTGCGATTTCGTTCGGCTCCAGAAATCACATTAATCAATTTGGTTAATGCCAAAGCCTAG
- a CDS encoding HDIG domain-containing metalloprotein, whose translation MIVRSYRLKTLLRSFIEHHHHLVLVLFGAVLTLILTLIFTWRSAINQDIMVGRPSPRTINADRDLTFESPLLTEAKRREAANDPRNLVYNEDTQIHGQQREQLQATFSVINSVRENPSLNLDQQRGQLTELPSLPLSDTLAITILEADDDTWQRIKDQTNALYDRTLRENNYSIDETTLAEIKVRYLPYNLPSSLKPDQRAVVLYLVEQTLHVNRTLNQEETERRQQTARNAIQSVSKDIVNGQNIVRQGDTVSAEQYETLIKMGLITPELGFDGFMGRFLLALLVALALCTALYIDHHNLLTWPRALLVILILMVIPILFGRIFLNTWLNFPETFALAVIAIPLAALFNNNLALVISALVSIVMMFLGEGALQVGMISFAGALCGIYAIRRADRAMAFMMAGVWIALGVFATAMIWRLIQPQGVTWQQTMFTLIFSMLNGGITAMMSLTLHNVLGRIAGIVTPMQLLELAHPNQPLLRRLMQEAPGTYHHSVVVSNLAEQAAERIGADTLLTRVGAYYHDIGKMLRPFFFTDNQYDRSNVHDNLDPQTSAKLIADHVIEGAKIARQHKLPEQIVNFIVEHHGTDVIRYFYQQALQAQDSVDINDYRYPGPKPQSKETAILMLADGVEATVRSKEQSGMLVAERHDDDDQQAPKGCQSIAQVVNQSIDMRLASGQLDQCPLTQKDLNTIRQSFVKTLQGIYHPRVEYPKLMREPQNK comes from the coding sequence ATGATAGTTCGTTCATATCGCTTAAAAACCTTGTTGCGTTCGTTCATCGAGCATCACCACCATTTGGTGTTGGTGCTCTTTGGGGCCGTGCTCACGCTGATTTTGACCTTGATTTTTACCTGGCGCTCGGCGATCAACCAAGATATTATGGTTGGCCGCCCTAGCCCACGCACCATCAACGCCGACCGCGATTTGACCTTTGAAAGCCCTTTGCTGACCGAGGCCAAACGCCGTGAAGCCGCCAACGACCCCCGCAACTTGGTCTATAACGAAGATACCCAAATTCATGGCCAGCAGCGCGAACAACTTCAGGCAACCTTCAGCGTGATTAACTCGGTTCGCGAAAATCCCAGCCTCAACCTTGATCAACAACGCGGACAACTGACTGAATTGCCATCATTGCCACTCTCCGATACTCTCGCCATCACCATCCTTGAAGCTGATGACGATACGTGGCAACGCATCAAAGATCAAACCAATGCCTTGTATGATCGAACGCTGCGCGAAAATAATTATTCAATTGATGAAACTACCCTCGCCGAAATTAAAGTGCGCTATTTGCCTTACAACTTGCCCAGCAGTTTAAAGCCAGATCAACGGGCGGTTGTGCTCTATTTGGTTGAGCAAACTTTGCATGTTAATCGCACCCTGAATCAAGAAGAAACTGAACGTCGCCAACAAACCGCCCGCAATGCCATCCAATCGGTCTCAAAAGATATCGTCAATGGTCAAAATATTGTGCGCCAAGGCGATACGGTTTCGGCTGAACAATATGAAACCTTAATCAAGATGGGCCTGATCACGCCCGAATTAGGCTTTGATGGCTTTATGGGGCGCTTCTTGCTGGCGCTCTTAGTGGCGTTGGCCTTATGCACAGCACTCTACATCGATCATCATAACTTGTTGACTTGGCCGCGGGCATTGCTAGTGATCTTGATTTTGATGGTTATTCCAATTTTATTTGGGCGAATTTTCCTCAACACATGGTTGAATTTCCCCGAAACCTTTGCGTTGGCGGTAATTGCGATTCCGTTGGCGGCGCTATTTAACAACAATTTGGCCTTAGTTATTTCAGCTTTAGTTTCAATTGTGATGATGTTTTTGGGCGAAGGCGCACTCCAAGTTGGCATGATCAGCTTTGCCGGAGCCTTATGTGGCATCTATGCAATTCGCCGCGCCGACCGAGCGATGGCCTTTATGATGGCTGGCGTTTGGATTGCGCTTGGGGTATTCGCCACTGCCATGATTTGGCGTTTGATTCAGCCCCAAGGCGTAACGTGGCAACAAACCATGTTCACCTTGATCTTTAGCATGCTCAATGGTGGCATCACCGCGATGATGTCGTTGACCTTGCATAATGTACTTGGGCGGATCGCTGGCATCGTTACCCCAATGCAATTATTGGAGTTGGCCCACCCCAACCAGCCGCTACTGCGCCGCCTCATGCAAGAAGCGCCTGGCACCTATCATCACTCGGTCGTTGTCAGCAATTTGGCTGAACAAGCCGCTGAACGAATTGGCGCTGATACCTTGCTAACTCGCGTGGGAGCCTACTATCACGATATTGGCAAAATGTTGCGGCCATTCTTCTTCACCGATAATCAATATGATCGCTCAAATGTTCACGATAACCTTGATCCACAAACCAGCGCCAAATTAATTGCAGATCACGTAATCGAGGGAGCTAAAATCGCGCGGCAGCATAAGCTTCCTGAGCAAATTGTTAATTTTATCGTTGAACATCATGGCACCGATGTGATTCGCTATTTCTATCAGCAAGCCTTACAAGCTCAAGATAGCGTTGATATCAACGATTATCGCTACCCTGGCCCCAAACCCCAATCCAAGGAAACTGCTATTTTGATGTTGGCTGATGGAGTCGAGGCAACCGTGCGCTCCAAAGAGCAATCGGGCATGTTGGTAGCTGAACGTCACGATGACGATGATCAACAAGCACCCAAAGGTTGTCAAAGCATTGCCCAAGTCGTCAACCAAAGCATCGATATGCGCCTTGCCAGCGGCCAGCTTGATCAATGCCCGCTTACCCAAAAAGATCTCAACACGATTCGCCAATCGTTTGTCAAAACACTGCAAGGGATCTATCATCCACGGGTTGAGTATCCCAAATTAATGCGGGAACCGCAAAATAAATAA
- a CDS encoding GatB/YqeY domain-containing protein, with the protein MSIQHQLQEDMKQAMRNKEQQRLDTIRMMLASLKNAQIDLRRDLEEVEAVGVIQKEAKRRRDAMAEYTKANRPDLAASEEVELGMIEAYLPTMLSADQLRPEIAAIISELGATSIADLSKVMPVAMQRFKGKAEGRVINEVVRSLLSA; encoded by the coding sequence ATGTCGATTCAACACCAATTGCAAGAAGATATGAAACAGGCCATGCGCAATAAAGAGCAACAACGGCTCGATACAATTCGCATGATGCTTGCATCGCTCAAAAATGCCCAGATTGATCTTCGGCGCGATCTTGAGGAAGTTGAAGCAGTTGGGGTGATTCAAAAAGAAGCCAAGCGTCGCCGCGATGCTATGGCCGAATACACCAAAGCTAATCGCCCTGACCTGGCAGCCAGTGAAGAAGTCGAATTGGGCATGATTGAGGCCTATTTACCAACCATGCTCAGCGCTGATCAATTGCGGCCTGAAATTGCTGCTATTATTAGTGAGCTTGGCGCAACTAGCATCGCCGATCTTTCCAAAGTAATGCCTGTGGCGATGCAACGCTTCAAAGGCAAAGCCGAAGGTCGCGTCATCAACGAGGTTGTGCGCTCATTACTTAGTGCCTAA
- the mfd gene encoding transcription-repair coupling factor encodes MTDHVDTLLADIQALFASEPQLQAALAAAQPNTTRTITPVPSAARRVVAAIATLQHRSSLLIAATPDAAVRMHADLTAWLGENVMLFPPTDTLPYEHMSADIGIVAQRLAVLGRLHASEPICVVASVKALMQPTMTPEEFQFATRLLRQGDQHDPRKLLAHWVSLGYRVGPTAEQPGDLSQRGGIIDIFPPTSERPIRLEFWDDQLESLRIYDPISQRSDKRVRQIQISPAHEIPFWRRTEAIKRIEQLQIASLRREVQHEWATAREHLETGQRFEGRAFYAPFFRTPHEAVEAGLWQHLPASAIILLSEEHELNAQGIELQSHADLVRSTQIENNELPADFPFPLIAWTFIRRAIQRWSCLNLSNQPIADDQNDSFVHEINTFSQAASYGGQTDRLFEDLRERLVGGERVVLISPQASRLRELASQHNLALIGEEDGPDIDDPPFQSGTIIIRHGNLSGGFSSDPLRLTILSDSEIFGWQQRRALSTRARKQRTESDRTAFLQSLKVGDYVVHIEHGIAQYEGLSRIEASGAEREFLVLRYASGDKLYVPVDQVDRVSRYIGAGEGKPTLTRLGTSDWERAKRKVRADVEELATELLDLYAARQLVEGFAYSSDTSWQRELEDSFPYTETDDQLRAIEEVKSDMENTRPMDRLICGDVGFGKTEVALRAAFKAVQDGRQVAVLVPTTVLAQQHFETFSRRMQMFPVRIEMLSRFRSASQQKSITERIAKGEIDIVVGTHRILSSDIHFKQLGLVIIDEEQRFGVKDKERLKKLRHEIDVLTLTATPIPRTMHMALSGIRDLSVIDTPPDDRMPIKTYVQPYNEMLVRDAILRELGRNGQAYFVHNRVQSIYTVANRLQKLVPEARIGVGHGQMPEKALEKVILQFFEGLFDVFVCTTIIESGIDVPSANTMIIDDATTYGLAQLYQLRGRVGRSTQRGYAYMFYNPTKSMGEEAQKRLEAIQEATELGAGFRIAMRDLEIRGTGNLLGAEQSGNITTIGFDLYSRLLSQAVERVREERKRGQQQKAGEQKAQRARAVEALRRAAVVSARSSFSGDTDDPVLPDAMVSIDLPINAYLPQNYVDDEPLRLRVYQHIAEARSTRDIRMLRQELEDRFGPVPEPAARLLDLLTIKVLALQAGVISIISDDNEITVRLPKSVYLDREQLQRESPRGVVIGPQLARLDRRVLRDDWEVVLRQLLEALNKIGN; translated from the coding sequence ATGACAGATCATGTTGATACGTTGCTAGCAGATATTCAGGCGCTTTTTGCCAGCGAGCCGCAACTTCAAGCGGCCTTAGCAGCAGCCCAACCAAATACAACCCGCACAATCACGCCTGTACCAAGTGCAGCACGCCGCGTCGTCGCAGCCATTGCGACCCTGCAACATCGGAGCAGTTTGTTGATTGCCGCTACACCTGATGCTGCGGTGCGCATGCACGCCGACCTAACTGCATGGCTCGGCGAAAATGTCATGCTCTTTCCACCGACTGATACCCTGCCCTACGAACACATGTCGGCGGATATTGGGATTGTAGCGCAACGCTTGGCAGTGCTCGGGCGCTTGCATGCTAGCGAACCGATCTGCGTAGTCGCTTCGGTCAAAGCCTTGATGCAACCCACCATGACCCCTGAAGAATTTCAGTTTGCCACGCGCTTATTGCGCCAAGGCGACCAGCATGATCCACGCAAGTTGCTCGCCCACTGGGTCAGTTTGGGCTATCGGGTTGGCCCAACCGCCGAGCAACCAGGCGATCTCAGTCAGCGCGGCGGAATTATTGATATTTTTCCGCCAACCAGCGAACGCCCTATTCGGCTCGAATTTTGGGATGATCAGCTCGAAAGTTTGCGTATTTACGACCCAATTTCGCAGCGCTCAGATAAACGCGTGCGCCAAATTCAAATCAGCCCAGCTCATGAAATTCCGTTTTGGCGACGAACCGAGGCGATTAAGCGGATCGAACAGTTGCAAATTGCCAGCTTGCGGCGCGAAGTACAACACGAATGGGCCACCGCCCGCGAACATCTTGAAACTGGTCAGCGCTTTGAAGGGCGGGCCTTTTATGCCCCGTTTTTTCGCACGCCCCACGAAGCAGTCGAAGCTGGGTTATGGCAACATTTGCCAGCCTCAGCGATCATCCTGCTTTCCGAAGAGCATGAATTGAATGCTCAAGGCATCGAATTGCAAAGCCATGCTGATTTGGTGCGCAGCACTCAAATTGAAAATAACGAATTACCAGCTGATTTTCCGTTTCCATTAATTGCTTGGACGTTTATTCGACGAGCGATTCAACGCTGGAGTTGCCTCAATCTCAGCAATCAGCCAATCGCCGATGATCAAAACGATAGCTTTGTGCATGAAATTAATACATTTAGCCAAGCTGCGTCCTATGGCGGCCAAACTGATCGCCTGTTTGAAGATTTGCGCGAACGCTTGGTTGGCGGCGAACGAGTGGTGTTGATTTCACCACAGGCTAGTCGGCTCCGCGAATTGGCCAGCCAACACAATTTAGCCCTAATCGGCGAAGAAGATGGCCCCGATATCGACGATCCGCCATTCCAAAGCGGCACGATCATCATTCGCCATGGCAATTTATCAGGTGGTTTTAGCAGCGACCCGTTGCGTTTAACCATTTTAAGTGATAGCGAGATTTTTGGCTGGCAACAACGCCGAGCACTCTCAACCCGTGCCCGCAAACAGCGCACCGAAAGCGATCGCACAGCTTTTCTACAATCGCTCAAAGTTGGCGATTATGTGGTGCATATCGAGCATGGCATCGCTCAATACGAGGGTTTATCACGGATCGAAGCCAGCGGCGCTGAACGCGAGTTTTTGGTGCTGCGCTACGCTTCTGGCGATAAATTATATGTGCCAGTCGATCAAGTCGATCGAGTTTCGCGCTATATCGGGGCCGGCGAAGGCAAGCCAACCCTCACCCGCTTGGGAACCTCGGATTGGGAGCGGGCCAAGCGCAAAGTGCGTGCCGATGTTGAAGAACTTGCGACTGAATTGCTCGATTTATACGCAGCTCGCCAGTTGGTCGAGGGCTTTGCCTACAGCAGCGACACCTCGTGGCAACGCGAACTCGAAGATAGTTTTCCCTATACTGAGACCGACGATCAACTCCGTGCAATCGAAGAAGTCAAAAGCGACATGGAAAATACTCGCCCAATGGATCGGCTGATCTGTGGCGATGTGGGCTTTGGCAAAACCGAAGTTGCCTTACGTGCCGCTTTCAAAGCGGTGCAAGATGGTCGTCAAGTTGCGGTGCTTGTGCCAACCACCGTGCTGGCCCAGCAACATTTTGAAACCTTCTCGCGGCGCATGCAGATGTTTCCAGTGCGGATCGAAATGCTTTCGCGCTTTCGCTCAGCATCACAGCAAAAATCAATTACCGAACGCATCGCCAAGGGCGAAATTGATATTGTGGTTGGTACGCATCGGATTTTATCCAGCGATATCCATTTTAAGCAGCTTGGCTTGGTGATTATCGACGAAGAACAACGCTTCGGAGTTAAAGATAAAGAGCGACTTAAAAAATTACGCCATGAAATTGATGTGCTGACATTAACCGCCACGCCGATTCCGCGCACAATGCACATGGCCTTGTCGGGTATTCGCGATTTAAGCGTGATCGACACGCCACCCGACGATCGCATGCCGATCAAAACCTATGTGCAGCCCTACAACGAAATGTTGGTGCGCGATGCAATTTTGCGCGAATTAGGGCGTAATGGCCAAGCCTATTTCGTCCACAATCGGGTGCAATCGATTTATACCGTCGCCAATCGCCTGCAAAAATTAGTACCCGAGGCGCGAATCGGGGTTGGCCATGGCCAAATGCCTGAAAAGGCACTCGAAAAAGTGATTCTACAATTTTTCGAAGGCTTGTTTGATGTCTTTGTCTGTACGACGATTATCGAAAGCGGCATCGACGTGCCTAGTGCCAACACCATGATTATTGATGATGCAACAACCTATGGCCTAGCTCAGCTTTATCAATTGCGCGGGCGGGTTGGGCGCTCAACCCAGCGCGGCTATGCCTATATGTTCTACAATCCCACCAAATCGATGGGCGAAGAAGCCCAAAAACGGCTTGAGGCAATTCAAGAGGCCACCGAATTGGGTGCAGGCTTCCGCATCGCCATGCGCGACCTAGAAATTCGTGGCACTGGCAATCTGCTTGGAGCTGAACAATCAGGCAATATCACCACGATTGGTTTTGATCTTTACTCGCGATTGCTTTCGCAGGCAGTCGAGCGCGTGCGCGAGGAACGTAAACGCGGCCAACAGCAAAAAGCTGGCGAACAAAAGGCTCAACGCGCCCGCGCAGTCGAAGCTCTGCGCCGAGCAGCAGTGGTTTCGGCGCGTAGCAGTTTTAGTGGCGATACCGATGATCCAGTCTTGCCCGATGCGATGGTCAGCATTGATCTGCCGATTAATGCCTACCTGCCACAAAATTATGTTGATGACGAGCCGCTGCGTTTGCGGGTTTACCAACATATTGCTGAGGCGCGTTCAACTCGCGATATTCGTATGCTACGCCAAGAATTAGAAGATCGCTTCGGGCCTGTGCCAGAGCCAGCCGCCCGCCTGCTCGATTTGCTGACAATCAAGGTTTTGGCCTTACAAGCTGGCGTGATTTCGATTATCTCCGATGATAATGAAATAACTGTACGCTTGCCCAAGAGCGTTTATCTTGACCGTGAGCAACTTCAGCGCGAATCACCACGCGGCGTAGTAATCGGCCCGCAATTGGCCCGGCTTGATCGGCGGGTGTTGCGCGATGATTGGGAAGTTGTGCTGCGGCAGTTGCTCGAAGCACTCAACAAAATTGGTAATTAA